The following are encoded together in the Bacillus sp. V2I10 genome:
- a CDS encoding M20 family metallo-hydrolase, which yields MVDKTLTINKVRLEERINALAQIGKISETGVCRLALSPEDKEAVETVKGWMEEAGLTARIDHFGNLIGRLEGRNPEAPVLMIGSHIDSQPYAGRFDGVIGVLGALEAAQTLKELNITPNMPIEIVAFCDEEGCRFNKGLFGVRGILGKLEAGELDRTDKNGITRKESLIEFGCDPEKFKDSEYPAGSISAFIELHIEQGPILEAKDTPVGIVTGISGPLWLTVELEGFAGHAGSVPMHMRQDALVGAAKIVVALNELTSEDVTAPTVGTVGSMKIFPDSRNIIPEKVSFTIDLRDIEIERRDFIENLLRKKIHTISERHGLTYTISEDTNSEPRYCSERIMKVMRKESAHIGLNPIELMSGPFHDSLAMSYECEYGMIFVRCKDGISHNPKEFSTMEDISLGTELLYRTAMKMALD from the coding sequence TTGGTTGATAAAACTCTGACAATAAACAAAGTACGTCTTGAAGAAAGAATAAATGCCCTTGCACAGATAGGAAAAATCAGTGAGACCGGAGTTTGCAGGCTTGCCCTGTCACCTGAAGACAAAGAAGCAGTCGAAACAGTAAAAGGCTGGATGGAAGAAGCAGGATTAACCGCAAGAATTGATCACTTTGGAAATCTGATCGGACGGCTTGAAGGAAGGAATCCTGAAGCTCCCGTATTAATGATTGGTTCACATATTGATTCACAGCCGTATGCGGGCAGATTTGACGGAGTAATCGGTGTTTTAGGTGCACTAGAGGCCGCTCAAACATTGAAAGAGCTGAATATTACTCCCAATATGCCAATTGAAATCGTCGCATTTTGTGACGAAGAGGGCTGCCGCTTTAATAAAGGATTGTTCGGAGTGAGGGGAATCCTTGGCAAACTGGAAGCAGGGGAGTTAGACCGGACAGATAAAAATGGAATCACGCGAAAAGAGTCATTGATTGAATTTGGATGTGATCCCGAAAAATTTAAGGACTCAGAATATCCTGCTGGAAGCATTTCCGCATTTATAGAGCTCCACATTGAACAAGGGCCGATTCTTGAAGCAAAAGATACACCAGTGGGAATCGTTACAGGCATATCAGGACCATTATGGCTGACGGTAGAACTCGAGGGCTTTGCAGGTCACGCAGGATCCGTTCCCATGCATATGAGGCAGGATGCGCTGGTAGGAGCTGCAAAAATTGTTGTTGCCCTTAATGAATTAACAAGTGAGGATGTCACTGCGCCTACAGTCGGTACAGTCGGAAGCATGAAGATCTTCCCTGACTCCCGAAACATCATTCCGGAAAAAGTCAGCTTTACAATCGATTTAAGAGATATTGAGATTGAAAGACGCGATTTTATTGAAAATCTGCTGAGAAAAAAAATCCACACCATTTCTGAACGGCATGGTTTAACTTATACCATTTCAGAAGATACAAATAGTGAACCGCGGTATTGCTCTGAAAGAATTATGAAGGTAATGAGAAAGGAGAGTGCACATATCGGACTGAATCCGATTGAATTGATGAGCGGCCCTTTTCATGATTCATTAGCGATGTCGTACGAATGTGAGTATGGGATGATCTTTGT